In one window of Acanthochromis polyacanthus isolate Apoly-LR-REF ecotype Palm Island chromosome 8, KAUST_Apoly_ChrSc, whole genome shotgun sequence DNA:
- the ada2a gene encoding adenosine deaminase 2-A, giving the protein MADHLQRLHVVFLLLCCLTSCLSIPDPRQRDALIHQEASMQTGGKVVLSDAEQRLDTRLFRMKQEEMAKADFPPAMHFFKARDLIKNSPIFSLLQKMPKGGALHLHDLAIADVDWLVKNVTYRPYCYMCVTDNRSIRFIFSSQPPKPLQRCSTWILLEHLRAKMVNVTELDNSIRNNLTLFTDQDPEVLYPSQDVIWEVFEQKFLALSGLVSYAPVFREYFYQGLSEFYTDNVMYVELRVLLPEIYELDGSTYDAAFALRTYQDISRQFKAEHPDFYGVRAIYTIHRKVNVSVMTGAVEQAIKLQKDFPDFMAGFDMVGREDRGKPLWDFRDALSLPAERGVLMPFFFHAGETNLQGTEVDQNLLDALLFNTSRIGHGFALPRHPLAKDLSRRRGVALEVCPISNQVMKLVKDLRNHPAAGLMSEDHPMVISSDDPAMFGASGLSYDFYEAFVGFGGIRSHLGSLKQLAMNSIRYSSLTPEQQEEALAQWQKKWNKFVSENAF; this is encoded by the exons ATGGCAGACCATCTACAGCGCCTCCATGTGGTCTTTCTGTTGCTGTGCTGTCTGACCAGCTGCCTGTCCATCCCAGACCCCAGGCAGAGAGACGCCCTCATTCACCAGGAGGCCTCCATGCAGACAGGTGGAAAGGTGGTGCTGAGCGACGCCGAGCAGCGGCTGGACACCCGTCTGTTTAGAATGAAGCAGGAGGAGATGGCCAAAGCAGACTTTCCTCCTGCCATGCACTTCTTCAAGGCCAGAGACCTCATTAAGAACAGTCCCATCTTCAGTCTGCTGCAGAAGATGCCCAAAG GTGGAGCTCTCCACCTTCATGACCTCGCCATCGCAGACGTGGACTGGCTGGTGAAGAACGTGACGTATCGACCGTACTGCTACATGTGTGTCACTGACAACCGTTCCATCAGATTCATCTTCTCGTCTCAGCCACCAAAGCCTCTGCAGAGATGTTCTACCTGGATCCTGCTGGAACACCTCAGAGCCAAGATGGTCAACGTCACGGAGCTGGACAACAG CATAAGGAACAACCTGACGCTCTTCACTGACCAGGATCCAGAGGTGCTGTATCCCAGTCAGGATGTGATCTGGGAAGTATTTGAACAGAAGTTTCTGGCGCTGTCTGGTCTGGTCTCGTATGCTCCTGTGTTCAGAGAATATTTCTACCAAGGCCTCAGCGAGTTCTACACGGACAACGTCATGTATGTGGAACTGCGGGTTCTGCTCCCAGAG ATCTATGAGTTGGACGGCAGCACTTATGACGCAGCCTTCGCTCTGAGGACCTACCAGGACATCAGCAGGCagttcaaagcagaacacccaGACTTCTACGGAGTGAGAGCCATCTATACAATCCACAG GAAAGTAAACGTATCTGTGATGACTGGAGCTGTTGAGCAGGCCATCAAGCTGCAGAAGGACTTCCCAGATTTCATGGCTGGTTTTGACATG GTGGGTCGGGAGGACAGAGGAAAGCCGCTGTGGGATTTCAGAGATGCCCTGTCGCTGCCTGCAGAGAGGGGAGTCCTGATGCCGTTCTTTTTTCACGCTGGAGAAACAA ATCTGCAGGGCACAGAGGTGGATCAGAACTTGTTAGATGCTCTTCTCTTTAACACGTCACGTATAGGACATGGGTTTGCTCTACCTCGCCACCCACTGGCCAAAGACCTGTCCAGGAGGAGAGGGGTTGCTCTGGAAGTGTGTCCCATCTCCAACCAG GTGATGAAGTTGGTGAAAGATTTACGGAATCATCCAGCAGCTGGACTGATGTCAGAAGACCACCCAATGGTCATCAGCTCTGATGATCCGGCCATGTTCGGGGCCTCTGGCCTCTCTTACGACTTCTACGAAGCCTTTGTGGGTTTTGGAGGCATCAGATCCCATTTAGGCTCCCTCAAACAGCTCGCCATGAACTCCATCAG GTACAGCTCTTTGACTccagagcagcaggaggaagcTCTGGCTCAGTGGCAGAAAAAATGGAATAAGTTTGTCTCTGAAAATGCCTTTTAG
- the LOC110957217 gene encoding chromatin remodeling regulator CECR2 isoform X1, producing MSQGCVVSVEEIQCWWEVPAIAHFCSLFRTAFNLPDFEIEELEKALSEQDLDFLGDLIACLLQGCYQRTDITPQAFSSYLDDIISYRWELEEGKPNPLREGPFENLPPRTQVELLHRLCDYRLDAADVFDLLKGLDADSLRVEPLGQDGNGALYWYFYGTRMYKEEPVKRKAEKLSETAELTLPEKKKRGRPPKKRKLEDPQLSEVESEVSEVPTENGLEDLPPSTAGRKRGAWSLVCDTEEQWVSLAESIKDKTSPQDRHLYRVISQNFLPEISSMIEHKEREQKQKLLDPTPVRTSQRFSENHIKHEEEDNPKSVTDEDKRKDEELDRQVLLAEQRREEERLLQEERHREKMEKIKAVEERAKRRKMREEKAWLLSQGKDLPPELLNLEPSSPVHRTRKNKEFYEIDDDYTALYKVLEALKAHKDAWPFLEPVDESYAPNYHEIIQTPMDLSTIEKKLNDGEYIAKEEFCSDVKLMFENCMEYNGEDSEYTIMAESLERCFSRAILKHFPSEDGDTDEEFHISREDKERKDKKRNRGSKHVGPGSLIRATEQVQRKRSSLGGKGSAPPEEDDGKMTRPPLPPHWAKGPPHPHMNLQHHLHERDVRGLYHPGQQLRHPAGPPGPHGPHMYTQRMAMDPRFAYPVHISRHGDPNLNHLPHNFNLQHNMGPRYPMDPNQQQPPQQHPYVGPTHGPSLGPRPMGLQPGPPPEASMYPSHHRPEGHTMHPMGNRFAGPEGPPQHNYPGMRPPGMGLSSMWTGMNHQGQERHNGMRMQDPNMVNQRGFSYGGIPPPVNHKPWPEAAGYPHHPSNAQYQMSAAASSQGPMSLRPPVPHPDSSGRARLASMLESPEMLALQQLSASSGPPAGQHIGNFRQPGPPSGVGSIPAHPSQQPPPAPEVQLLRPARDKGPDSQPSPQTDSHPKGIPSENKMAASNISEAKTHKNIFPFNQERPSLPGPYSGPEDRMQSPPNPGRPQENPSGPESHKQEVDLQRRSAGRCPPQQNMAAAVSSNPTSTDPSLHKPNSPQQNAPSPTLPPPNASPLHVAASQSSTQQISESSLKQMQTAQSEHQQNTHKQEHPHSGGTPPQSLPQSSPRPVTQNTQQHASLLPPHHAPPNISPQCPTQSSPVHGTPHGATQGSQSGPPQPAPLTSLPPSHPAPLLPSQPSPADHGDQRPSEPTSRPDSEATAVSPQHTVVTSGQPNIIYKHQAFSPNHHQTQLVGNNLGMQPQRGPAQGHSPAVPPHSQGQVNGAMGPYGMGNPPHPHYNQTNTSRPMPPSAHHPYHNQGMNALHSAAPHPNYHQQGGSYSYHIPGQQHPQVHGNMYPPHQYQQQSYYPQPHPQAQVHNQANGRGSYPPEEWHRSHYQPQQPMPPNAYLPVAGARANGPSKDSSVSPLGSEGSSGTGLVSPGPAHDVGPHPGGSEEGKRESREQAGGGSPAKPAHSESTEQPESPKEILDLDSHNAAARRRSTQTHMTSGFMYDPRALHPGMQQGGTPPPHMMPQGRGTGPPYPGQAYPDPGRYAAQRPHPHLMEALQRPQQLPFSPGQTRMAMYRHPRPGGHFQGMMIQQRSLPPERFLHPGQQMMTAPGGPGSKPGL from the exons GAGCTGGAGAAAGCCCTGTCAGAGCAGGACTTGGACTTCCTGGGGGACCTCATTGCTTGCCTATTGCAGGGATGTTACCAGCGCACCGACATCAC CCCCCAGGCGTTCAGCAGTTACCTTGATGACATCATCAGCTACCGGTGGGAGCTGGAAGAGGGGAAGCCCAATCCACTTCGAGAGGGGCCCTTTGAGAATCTCCCACCTCGCACTCAGGTGGAGCTGCTGCACAGACTTTGTGACTACCGCCTGGATGCTGCCGACGTCTTTGACCTGCTGAAG GGCTTGGATGCAGATAGCCTGAGGGTGGAACCCCTGGGGCAAGATGGAAATGGGGCCCTCTACTGGTACTTCTATGGTACTCGTATGTACAAAGAGGAGCCGGTCAAGAGGAAAGCAGAGAAGCTCAG TGAAACAGCTGAGCTAACATTAccggagaaaaagaagagggggaGACCACCAAAGAAGAGAAAGTTAGAGGACCCTCAGCTAAG tgaggtGGAAAGTGAAGTATCAGAAGTGCCGACAGAAAATGGCCTGGAGGATCTTCCCCCGAGCACAG CAGGCCGAAAGCGAGGCGCTTGGTCCCTGGTGTGTGATACAGAGGAACAGTGGGTCAGTCTGGCAGAAAGCATCAAGGACAAAACCTCTCCACAGGACCGCCACCTGTACCGAGTCATCAGCCAGAACTTCCTGCCTGAGATCAGCAGCATGATTGAGCACAAG GAGCGGGAGCAGAAACAGAAGTTACTCGACCCGACCCCAGTTCGCACGTCTCAGCGCTTCTCtgaaaatcacatcaaacatgAGGAAGAG GACAATCCCAAGTCCGTGACAGATGAGGACAAGAGGAAGGACGAAGAGCTGGACAGACAGGTCCTGCTGGCCGAGCAGCGGCGAGAAGAAGAACGGCTTCTGCAGGAGGAACGGCATcgagagaagatggagaagatCAAAGCTGTGGAGG agCGAGCAAAGAGGCGAAAGATGCGAGAGGAAAAGGCCTGGCTGTTGTCTCAAGGAAAAGACCTGCCGCCTGAACTCCTGAATCTAGAGCCGTCTTCTCCCGTCCACAGAACACGCAAGAATAAAGAATT CTATGAAATAGACGACGACTACACCGCTCTGTACAAAG TGCTGGAAGCCTTGAAAGCCCATAAAGATGCCTGGCCTTTCTTAGAGCCGGTTGATGAGTCCTATGCCCCCAATTACCACGAGATCATCCAG ACCCCCATGGACCTGTCCACCATTGAGAAGAAGCTCAATGACGGCGAGTACATTGCAAAGGAAGAGTTTTGTTCCGACGTGAAGCTCATGTTTGAAAATTGCATGGAATACAACGGAGAAGACAGCG AGTACACCATCATGGCGGAGTCTCTAGAACGGTGTTTTAGCCGGGCAATACTGAAACACTTCCCTTCAGAGGACGGCGACACAGACGAGGAGTTCCACATCAGCCGAGAGGACAAGGAGCGCAAGGACAAAAAGCGTAACCGTGGCAGCAAACATGTAGGACCTGGGAGTTTGATCAGAGCCACCGAACAAGTCCAACGTAAGCGAAGCTCTCTAGGAGGCAAAGGCAGCGCACCCCCAGAGGAAGACGACGGCAAGATGACGAGACCACCGCTCCCCCCTCACTGGGCTAAGGGCCCCCCTCACCCCCATATGAATCTACAGCACCACCTCCATGAACGAGACGTCAGAGGGCTGTACCACCCAGGGCAACAG CTCCGTCATCCGGCTGGTCCTCCCGGCCCTCATGGTCCACACATGTACACCCAGAGAATGGCCATGGATCCCCGCTTCGCCTACCCAGTGCACATTTCCAGACACGGAGACCCCAACTTGAACCACTTGCCTCACAACTTCAACTTGCAG CATAACATGGGCCCCAGGTATCCAATGGATCCtaaccagcagcagcctccCCAGCAGCACCCCTACGTTGGTCCGACTCACGGCCCCTCTTTGGGCCCGCGTCCCATGGGCCTCCAGCCTGGACCTCCTCCTGAAGCCAGCATGTACCCGTCCCACCACCGTCCAGAGGGCCACACCATGCATCCCATGGGCAACAGATTTGCAGGACCAGAGGGGCCACCTCAGCACAACTACCCGGGCATGAGGCCTCCTGGTATGGGCCTATCCAGCATGTGGACCGGGATGAACCACCAGGGTCAGGAGAGGCATAACGGCATGCGCATGCAGGATCCCAACATGGTGAACCAACGTGGCTTTAGCTACGGTGGAATCCCCCCTCCAGTGAACCATAAACCATGGCCGGAAGCTGCTGGATACCCCCACCATCCCTCTAATGCGCAGTATCAAATGTCTGCAGCAGCCAGCTCCCAGGGGCCCATGTCCTTACGGCCCCCTGTGCCCCACCCGGACTCCTCGGGCAGGGCACGCTTGGCTTCCATGCTGGAAAGCCCGGAGATGCTGGCCCTGCAGCAGCTGTCAGCCTCTTCTGGACCCCCTGCTGGTCAGCACATAGGCAACTTTAGGCAGCCGGGGCCCCCATCAGGAGTTGGCAGCATCCCAGCTCACCCCTCTCAACAGCCTCCCCCTGCCCCGGAGGTTCAGCTGCTGCGTCCTGCCAGAGACAAAGGCCCAGACAGCCAGCCTTCGCCACAGACAGACTCGCACCCCAAAG GCATACCTTCAGAGAACAAAATGGCTGCCAGCAACATCTCTGAAgccaagacacacaaaaacatttttccatttaacCAAGAGCGCCCTAGCCTGCCCGGACCTTACAGTGGGCCAGAAGATAGGATGCAAAGTCCACCGAACCCGGGAAGACCACAGGAGAATCCTTCTGGACCGGAGAGCCACAAGCAGGAAGTCGATCTCCAGCGACGTTCTGCCGGCCGCTGTCCTCCTCAGCAGAAcatggctgctgctgtttcatctaACCCCACCTCCACTGACCCCAGTCTGCACAAACCAAACAGTCCACAACAGAATGCTCCGAGTCCCACACTTCCTCCCCCAAATGCATCACCTCTGCATGTCGCCGCATCTCAGAGTTCCACTCAGCAAATATCAGAGAGCAGCTTAAAACAAATGCAGACAGCTCAGAGTGAACACCAGCAGAACACCCACAAACAGGAGCACCCTCATTCTGGTGGCACCCCCCCTCAAAGCCTCCCACAGAGCTCCCCCCGACCGGTGACCCAGAACACGCAACAACACGCCTCCCTGCTCCCTCCTCATCATGCCCCCCCAAACATCTCACCACAATGCCCCACACAGAGCAGCCCGGTGCACGGGACGCCACACGGTGCCACTCAAGGATCTCAGTCTGGACCCCCCCAGCCGGCCCCTCTCACCTCTCTGCCACCCAGTCATCCTGCCCCTCTGTTACCCTCCCAGCCGAGTCCAGCAGACCATGGAGATCAGAGACCCAGTGAGCCAACCAGTAGACCAGACTCTGAAGCCACCGCCGTCTCTCCGCAGCACACTGTGGTGACATCTGGGCAGCCGAATATTATCTATAAACATCAGGCTTTTAGCCCCAATCACCATCAAACGCAGCTCGTGGGTAATAATCTTGGCATGCAGCCTCAAAGAGGGCCAGCACAAGGTCACAGCCCAGCCGTGCCCCCTCACTCCCAGGGCCAGGTGAATGGAGCAATGGGTCCGTACGGCATGGGAAACCCCCCACATCCACACTACAACCAGACAAACACGAGCAGGCCCATGCCTCCATCTGCCCACCACCCATATCACAACCAAGGCATGAACGCCCTCCACAGTGCTGCCCCCCACCCCAACTACCACCAGCAGGGAGGGAGCTACTCCTACCACATCCCCGGCCAGCAGCACCCTCAAGTTCACGGTAACATGTACCCGCCTCATCAGTACCAGCAGCAGAGCTACTACCCCCAGCCCCATCCTCAAGCACAGGTCCACAACCAGGCCAACGGTAGAGGCTCTTACCCCCCAGAGGAGTGGCATCGATCTCATTACCAGCCTCAGCAGCCAATGCCACCCAACGCTTACCTCCCTGTAGCCGGCGCCAGAGCCAACGGTCCATCCAAGGACAGCAGCGTGTCGCCTCTGGGCTCTGAAGGCTCTAGTGGGACTGGTCTGGTGTCTCCTGGACCTGCCCATGACGTAGGACCACATCCTGGAGGCTCTGAGGAGGGGAAGCGTGAGAGCAGAGAGCAGGCTGGAGGAGGAAGCCCAGCGAAGCCAGCTCACAGCGAGAGCACCGAGCAGCCTGAAAGTCCTAAAGAGATCCTCGACCTGGACAGTCACAACGCTGCCGCCCGCCGTAGGAGCACTCAGACACACATGACGTCGGGTTTCATGTATGACCCTCGAGCGCTGCACCCAGGGATGCAGCAGGGCGGCACTCCTCCACCACATATGATGCCTCAGGGCCGTGGAACCGGACCCCCTTATCCCGGCCAGGCGTACCCAGATCCGGGACGCTACGCCGCCCAGAGACCTCACCCACACCTGATGGAGGCGCTGCAGAGGCCCCAGCAGCTGCCGTTCTCCCCGGGTCAGACACGCATGGCCATGTACAGACACCCTCGGCCTGGAGGACACTTCCAGGGCATGATGATCCAGCAGAGGAGCCTTCCACCAGAACGTTTCCTACACCCAGG TCAGCAGATGATGACTGCTCCAGGCGGTCCTGGAAGTAAACCGGGATTGTGA
- the LOC110957217 gene encoding chromatin remodeling regulator CECR2 isoform X2 — MSQGCVVSVEEIQCWWEVPAIAHFCSLFRTAFNLPDFEIEELEKALSEQDLDFLGDLIACLLQGCYQRTDITPQAFSSYLDDIISYRWELEEGKPNPLREGPFENLPPRTQVELLHRLCDYRLDAADVFDLLKGLDADSLRVEPLGQDGNGALYWYFYGTRMYKEEPVKRKAEKLSETAELTLPEKKKRGRPPKKRKLEDPQLSEVESEVSEVPTENGLEDLPPSTGRKRGAWSLVCDTEEQWVSLAESIKDKTSPQDRHLYRVISQNFLPEISSMIEHKEREQKQKLLDPTPVRTSQRFSENHIKHEEEDNPKSVTDEDKRKDEELDRQVLLAEQRREEERLLQEERHREKMEKIKAVEERAKRRKMREEKAWLLSQGKDLPPELLNLEPSSPVHRTRKNKEFYEIDDDYTALYKVLEALKAHKDAWPFLEPVDESYAPNYHEIIQTPMDLSTIEKKLNDGEYIAKEEFCSDVKLMFENCMEYNGEDSEYTIMAESLERCFSRAILKHFPSEDGDTDEEFHISREDKERKDKKRNRGSKHVGPGSLIRATEQVQRKRSSLGGKGSAPPEEDDGKMTRPPLPPHWAKGPPHPHMNLQHHLHERDVRGLYHPGQQLRHPAGPPGPHGPHMYTQRMAMDPRFAYPVHISRHGDPNLNHLPHNFNLQHNMGPRYPMDPNQQQPPQQHPYVGPTHGPSLGPRPMGLQPGPPPEASMYPSHHRPEGHTMHPMGNRFAGPEGPPQHNYPGMRPPGMGLSSMWTGMNHQGQERHNGMRMQDPNMVNQRGFSYGGIPPPVNHKPWPEAAGYPHHPSNAQYQMSAAASSQGPMSLRPPVPHPDSSGRARLASMLESPEMLALQQLSASSGPPAGQHIGNFRQPGPPSGVGSIPAHPSQQPPPAPEVQLLRPARDKGPDSQPSPQTDSHPKGIPSENKMAASNISEAKTHKNIFPFNQERPSLPGPYSGPEDRMQSPPNPGRPQENPSGPESHKQEVDLQRRSAGRCPPQQNMAAAVSSNPTSTDPSLHKPNSPQQNAPSPTLPPPNASPLHVAASQSSTQQISESSLKQMQTAQSEHQQNTHKQEHPHSGGTPPQSLPQSSPRPVTQNTQQHASLLPPHHAPPNISPQCPTQSSPVHGTPHGATQGSQSGPPQPAPLTSLPPSHPAPLLPSQPSPADHGDQRPSEPTSRPDSEATAVSPQHTVVTSGQPNIIYKHQAFSPNHHQTQLVGNNLGMQPQRGPAQGHSPAVPPHSQGQVNGAMGPYGMGNPPHPHYNQTNTSRPMPPSAHHPYHNQGMNALHSAAPHPNYHQQGGSYSYHIPGQQHPQVHGNMYPPHQYQQQSYYPQPHPQAQVHNQANGRGSYPPEEWHRSHYQPQQPMPPNAYLPVAGARANGPSKDSSVSPLGSEGSSGTGLVSPGPAHDVGPHPGGSEEGKRESREQAGGGSPAKPAHSESTEQPESPKEILDLDSHNAAARRRSTQTHMTSGFMYDPRALHPGMQQGGTPPPHMMPQGRGTGPPYPGQAYPDPGRYAAQRPHPHLMEALQRPQQLPFSPGQTRMAMYRHPRPGGHFQGMMIQQRSLPPERFLHPGQQMMTAPGGPGSKPGL; from the exons GAGCTGGAGAAAGCCCTGTCAGAGCAGGACTTGGACTTCCTGGGGGACCTCATTGCTTGCCTATTGCAGGGATGTTACCAGCGCACCGACATCAC CCCCCAGGCGTTCAGCAGTTACCTTGATGACATCATCAGCTACCGGTGGGAGCTGGAAGAGGGGAAGCCCAATCCACTTCGAGAGGGGCCCTTTGAGAATCTCCCACCTCGCACTCAGGTGGAGCTGCTGCACAGACTTTGTGACTACCGCCTGGATGCTGCCGACGTCTTTGACCTGCTGAAG GGCTTGGATGCAGATAGCCTGAGGGTGGAACCCCTGGGGCAAGATGGAAATGGGGCCCTCTACTGGTACTTCTATGGTACTCGTATGTACAAAGAGGAGCCGGTCAAGAGGAAAGCAGAGAAGCTCAG TGAAACAGCTGAGCTAACATTAccggagaaaaagaagagggggaGACCACCAAAGAAGAGAAAGTTAGAGGACCCTCAGCTAAG tgaggtGGAAAGTGAAGTATCAGAAGTGCCGACAGAAAATGGCCTGGAGGATCTTCCCCCGAGCACAG GCCGAAAGCGAGGCGCTTGGTCCCTGGTGTGTGATACAGAGGAACAGTGGGTCAGTCTGGCAGAAAGCATCAAGGACAAAACCTCTCCACAGGACCGCCACCTGTACCGAGTCATCAGCCAGAACTTCCTGCCTGAGATCAGCAGCATGATTGAGCACAAG GAGCGGGAGCAGAAACAGAAGTTACTCGACCCGACCCCAGTTCGCACGTCTCAGCGCTTCTCtgaaaatcacatcaaacatgAGGAAGAG GACAATCCCAAGTCCGTGACAGATGAGGACAAGAGGAAGGACGAAGAGCTGGACAGACAGGTCCTGCTGGCCGAGCAGCGGCGAGAAGAAGAACGGCTTCTGCAGGAGGAACGGCATcgagagaagatggagaagatCAAAGCTGTGGAGG agCGAGCAAAGAGGCGAAAGATGCGAGAGGAAAAGGCCTGGCTGTTGTCTCAAGGAAAAGACCTGCCGCCTGAACTCCTGAATCTAGAGCCGTCTTCTCCCGTCCACAGAACACGCAAGAATAAAGAATT CTATGAAATAGACGACGACTACACCGCTCTGTACAAAG TGCTGGAAGCCTTGAAAGCCCATAAAGATGCCTGGCCTTTCTTAGAGCCGGTTGATGAGTCCTATGCCCCCAATTACCACGAGATCATCCAG ACCCCCATGGACCTGTCCACCATTGAGAAGAAGCTCAATGACGGCGAGTACATTGCAAAGGAAGAGTTTTGTTCCGACGTGAAGCTCATGTTTGAAAATTGCATGGAATACAACGGAGAAGACAGCG AGTACACCATCATGGCGGAGTCTCTAGAACGGTGTTTTAGCCGGGCAATACTGAAACACTTCCCTTCAGAGGACGGCGACACAGACGAGGAGTTCCACATCAGCCGAGAGGACAAGGAGCGCAAGGACAAAAAGCGTAACCGTGGCAGCAAACATGTAGGACCTGGGAGTTTGATCAGAGCCACCGAACAAGTCCAACGTAAGCGAAGCTCTCTAGGAGGCAAAGGCAGCGCACCCCCAGAGGAAGACGACGGCAAGATGACGAGACCACCGCTCCCCCCTCACTGGGCTAAGGGCCCCCCTCACCCCCATATGAATCTACAGCACCACCTCCATGAACGAGACGTCAGAGGGCTGTACCACCCAGGGCAACAG CTCCGTCATCCGGCTGGTCCTCCCGGCCCTCATGGTCCACACATGTACACCCAGAGAATGGCCATGGATCCCCGCTTCGCCTACCCAGTGCACATTTCCAGACACGGAGACCCCAACTTGAACCACTTGCCTCACAACTTCAACTTGCAG CATAACATGGGCCCCAGGTATCCAATGGATCCtaaccagcagcagcctccCCAGCAGCACCCCTACGTTGGTCCGACTCACGGCCCCTCTTTGGGCCCGCGTCCCATGGGCCTCCAGCCTGGACCTCCTCCTGAAGCCAGCATGTACCCGTCCCACCACCGTCCAGAGGGCCACACCATGCATCCCATGGGCAACAGATTTGCAGGACCAGAGGGGCCACCTCAGCACAACTACCCGGGCATGAGGCCTCCTGGTATGGGCCTATCCAGCATGTGGACCGGGATGAACCACCAGGGTCAGGAGAGGCATAACGGCATGCGCATGCAGGATCCCAACATGGTGAACCAACGTGGCTTTAGCTACGGTGGAATCCCCCCTCCAGTGAACCATAAACCATGGCCGGAAGCTGCTGGATACCCCCACCATCCCTCTAATGCGCAGTATCAAATGTCTGCAGCAGCCAGCTCCCAGGGGCCCATGTCCTTACGGCCCCCTGTGCCCCACCCGGACTCCTCGGGCAGGGCACGCTTGGCTTCCATGCTGGAAAGCCCGGAGATGCTGGCCCTGCAGCAGCTGTCAGCCTCTTCTGGACCCCCTGCTGGTCAGCACATAGGCAACTTTAGGCAGCCGGGGCCCCCATCAGGAGTTGGCAGCATCCCAGCTCACCCCTCTCAACAGCCTCCCCCTGCCCCGGAGGTTCAGCTGCTGCGTCCTGCCAGAGACAAAGGCCCAGACAGCCAGCCTTCGCCACAGACAGACTCGCACCCCAAAG GCATACCTTCAGAGAACAAAATGGCTGCCAGCAACATCTCTGAAgccaagacacacaaaaacatttttccatttaacCAAGAGCGCCCTAGCCTGCCCGGACCTTACAGTGGGCCAGAAGATAGGATGCAAAGTCCACCGAACCCGGGAAGACCACAGGAGAATCCTTCTGGACCGGAGAGCCACAAGCAGGAAGTCGATCTCCAGCGACGTTCTGCCGGCCGCTGTCCTCCTCAGCAGAAcatggctgctgctgtttcatctaACCCCACCTCCACTGACCCCAGTCTGCACAAACCAAACAGTCCACAACAGAATGCTCCGAGTCCCACACTTCCTCCCCCAAATGCATCACCTCTGCATGTCGCCGCATCTCAGAGTTCCACTCAGCAAATATCAGAGAGCAGCTTAAAACAAATGCAGACAGCTCAGAGTGAACACCAGCAGAACACCCACAAACAGGAGCACCCTCATTCTGGTGGCACCCCCCCTCAAAGCCTCCCACAGAGCTCCCCCCGACCGGTGACCCAGAACACGCAACAACACGCCTCCCTGCTCCCTCCTCATCATGCCCCCCCAAACATCTCACCACAATGCCCCACACAGAGCAGCCCGGTGCACGGGACGCCACACGGTGCCACTCAAGGATCTCAGTCTGGACCCCCCCAGCCGGCCCCTCTCACCTCTCTGCCACCCAGTCATCCTGCCCCTCTGTTACCCTCCCAGCCGAGTCCAGCAGACCATGGAGATCAGAGACCCAGTGAGCCAACCAGTAGACCAGACTCTGAAGCCACCGCCGTCTCTCCGCAGCACACTGTGGTGACATCTGGGCAGCCGAATATTATCTATAAACATCAGGCTTTTAGCCCCAATCACCATCAAACGCAGCTCGTGGGTAATAATCTTGGCATGCAGCCTCAAAGAGGGCCAGCACAAGGTCACAGCCCAGCCGTGCCCCCTCACTCCCAGGGCCAGGTGAATGGAGCAATGGGTCCGTACGGCATGGGAAACCCCCCACATCCACACTACAACCAGACAAACACGAGCAGGCCCATGCCTCCATCTGCCCACCACCCATATCACAACCAAGGCATGAACGCCCTCCACAGTGCTGCCCCCCACCCCAACTACCACCAGCAGGGAGGGAGCTACTCCTACCACATCCCCGGCCAGCAGCACCCTCAAGTTCACGGTAACATGTACCCGCCTCATCAGTACCAGCAGCAGAGCTACTACCCCCAGCCCCATCCTCAAGCACAGGTCCACAACCAGGCCAACGGTAGAGGCTCTTACCCCCCAGAGGAGTGGCATCGATCTCATTACCAGCCTCAGCAGCCAATGCCACCCAACGCTTACCTCCCTGTAGCCGGCGCCAGAGCCAACGGTCCATCCAAGGACAGCAGCGTGTCGCCTCTGGGCTCTGAAGGCTCTAGTGGGACTGGTCTGGTGTCTCCTGGACCTGCCCATGACGTAGGACCACATCCTGGAGGCTCTGAGGAGGGGAAGCGTGAGAGCAGAGAGCAGGCTGGAGGAGGAAGCCCAGCGAAGCCAGCTCACAGCGAGAGCACCGAGCAGCCTGAAAGTCCTAAAGAGATCCTCGACCTGGACAGTCACAACGCTGCCGCCCGCCGTAGGAGCACTCAGACACACATGACGTCGGGTTTCATGTATGACCCTCGAGCGCTGCACCCAGGGATGCAGCAGGGCGGCACTCCTCCACCACATATGATGCCTCAGGGCCGTGGAACCGGACCCCCTTATCCCGGCCAGGCGTACCCAGATCCGGGACGCTACGCCGCCCAGAGACCTCACCCACACCTGATGGAGGCGCTGCAGAGGCCCCAGCAGCTGCCGTTCTCCCCGGGTCAGACACGCATGGCCATGTACAGACACCCTCGGCCTGGAGGACACTTCCAGGGCATGATGATCCAGCAGAGGAGCCTTCCACCAGAACGTTTCCTACACCCAGG TCAGCAGATGATGACTGCTCCAGGCGGTCCTGGAAGTAAACCGGGATTGTGA